CTAGTGAAGGTGTCGCGCGACGGTACAGAGCTGGAGCCCAATGTGGGCCGACGTCTTCTTGACCTTTGGGGACCGCACAACACCACTGCGTGACCTTCAAGCGAATTTTTCTTTCTTGATCAAAACGTGCCGAAATGGTACCTCTATATATACATGACACATAGACAACGATATGGTGACAGTGGGCGACTTGTATTGCTTGCTGCGTTTTAACGACTGGCCCGTGCTTTTAGCCGCTTGCCGCTCTCGGACCACCTGGGATTGCATTTCACGTGATGTACACGTGCGTACAAAGCGGAAGGTCACGGAAGGCGAAGGAAGAGGGCTGGTAGGTGCGCCACTGCGTGCAATACAAGAGGGCTACACCCGACTTCTTTTGCCACTTTTTCAGGGACCATTATACTGAAATGATTGGTACTCTTTCCCGTGGACTTCGCACGGCGCCTACCGCGAGCAGGCTTGCGTCCcaatcgctgcgcggcagcacTGTGGCCGGCTTGACTCGCGCTGGTGTGCGTTTCAACTCGAACAGCAAAGCGACCGGACCCGTGATTGGTGTCGATTTGGGCACCACTAACTCGTGTGTCGCCGTCATGGAGGGCCAGCAAGCCCGCGTCATTGAGAACTCTGAGGGCGGCCGCACCACGCCCTCGGTGGTTGCATTCACCAaggacgacgagcgcctcgtcggtCTTCCTGCCAAGCGCCAGGCCGTGGTGAACCCCGAAGCGACGCTCTTTGCCACGAAGCGTCTCATTGGCCGCAAGTTTACTGACGCCGAGGTGCAAAAGGACCTTGGAAACGTGCCTTTCAAGATTGTCCCGCACAGCAACGGCGATGCTTGggtcgaggcgcgcggcaagacgTACTCTCCTTCGCAAATCGGCGCCTTTGTCGTGGGCAAGCTCAAGGAGACTGCTGGCGGCTACCTCGGCAAGTCTGTCAAACATGCCGTTATTACTGTGCCTGCCTACTTTAACGACTCCCAGCGCCAAGCCACCAAGGATGCCGGCACGATTGCCGGCCTCGACGTGCTGCGTGTGATTAATGAGCCCactgccgctgcgcttgcctACGGTCTTGAGCGTCACGACAACGCCACTATTGCCGTGTTTGACTTGGGCGGTGGTACGTTTGACGTGTCTATTCTCGAAATGTCCAAGGGCGTGTTTGAGGTCAAGTCGACCAACGGTGACACCCATCTTGGTGGTGAAGACTTCGACATTGTCATTGTCGAGCACCTTGTCAAGGATTTCCAGAAGGAAAGTGGCATCGACCTTAGCAAGGACCGCATGGCGATTCAGCGTATCCGCGAGGCTGCCGAGAAGGCCAAGATTGAGCTTTCCAGCACCTCGTCCACTGATATTAGCCTGCCCTACATTACTGCGGACGCATCTGGCCCCAAGCACATCAACTCCAAGATTACCCGCGCGCAACTTGAGGGCATGTGTGCCAAGCTtatccagcgcacggtcgAGCCGTGCAAAaaggcgcttgccgatgcTGGCGTGAAGAGCAACGAGATTCAGGACGTGATTATGGTCGGTGGTATGAGCCGTATGCCCAAGGTCGCCGACACAGTCAAGGACATCTTTAAGCGTGACCCCTCTAAAGGCGTCAACCCCGACGAGGCCGTCGCCATTGGCGCTGCAATTCAGGGCGGTGTTCTTTCGGGCCACGTCACCGACATTCTCTTGCTCGATGTGACGCCGCTTTCGCTCGGCATCCAGACTTTGGGCGGCGTATTCACGCGCCTTATCAACCGCAACACGACTATTCCTACCAAAAAGAGCCAAGTCTTTTCTACTGCCGCGGATGGTCAGACGGCAGTTGATATCCAAGTCTACCAGGGCGAGCGCGAACTTGTGCGCGACAacaagctgcttggcaaCTTCCAGCTTACCGGTATTCCTCCCGCGCCCAAAGGCGTTCCGCAGATTGAAGTCACCTTTGACATTGACGCCGACGGTATCGTAAACGTGGGTGCCAAAGACAAGGCCACGAATAAGGACCAGAGTATGACCATTGCTGCTGGCTCCGGTCTCTCGGACCAGGAGATTGAGCGCATGGTCAACGAAGCCGAACAGCACGCCGAGACCGACAAGGAGCGTCGTGTGGTCATTGAGGAGTCTAACCGCGCACAAAGCGTTGCCAGTGAGACAAGCAAGGCGATGGGCGAATTTAAGGACCAGCTCGACAAGGAGGAGGCCGACAAGGTCCAGGCCCTTGTCtccgagctcgaggcgaTCGCCAGCAAAGGCATCTCGGGCGAGGCACCAGTGACTGCCGAGGAAATTAAGGGCAAGATTGACGAGACGCAGCAAGCGTCCCTGGGTCTTTTCAAAAAGGTATACGAGAGCCGTGCACAAAACGACCAGGGCGCCAGCCAAAGTTCCGGCCCTGAGGACGGTAAGCAGTAATGTCTACACTTGCACCGTGCATAGTCACCCTCATAGGCATACCAACGAAAATGCTTCCTACCTGGTGCATTCGTATCTACAATAAAGCTATACAGGGTCGCGGAGTGTTGGCCGCACAAGTGCCATGAAGGCCGGTAGAAGCGCAAGAATTGCGTCGGTACTTGCCGCTTGTGGCGCCTCGGCCTTGACCTTGTGCATGGCATGGTCTACATTTCCAGGGTCGTCAGAATCCGAATCGGAAACCGCGTCCATGCTCGACTCCTCGCTTTCCTCCGCTGCAACATCGGCGACTTGGCCGAACATGGCGCCAAAGCCAAACTCGTCGGACATGGCCTGCACAAAGGCATCCTCGTCGGCTTTttcgcgccgagcggcaTACGCTTCAGCGGCGCCTGAAATTTCCGCCTTGGAGAGACGCCGTTGCATCTTGAGTTCGCGCTTGAGTTTGCGCTGGTAGGTATGCTTGATGATCTCATCCACTTCGTTCAAAACCTTGgcttgctgtgcgccgtcAGGGAGGCAGGATGCAAGGTCTACCGTACCCAGCCCTTCAGACGTGGCCTCGGAGCTTTGTGCTGGGTCACGCACATAGTTTACAAACAGctcgatccagcgcgcaagGCTGTCGAACAAGTCAGATCCTTTAGACTGCACCTGGTAAACAAAATTGTaaaagaggcgctcgtggcggcgcacaagaTCGTTAAATACCTGGACAGTGTAGCGTGGATTGCTCGCGTTCAAGTCAACGTTTTCCTCCACAGTGCGGATCAAGTCCGTGATAAAGttttgcgcgtcgctgaGGGTATCGGCGATGTTTGCTGCTTTGTAGACctgtgcaagcggcgcgtaGAAAATCGTGATCATGTCTTTGGCCAACTCGGTTGTCGCGCTGTCGAATACGAGCGCAATAAGCTGCTCCTTGTCGCGGATCGTGCGCGTAAGATTTAAGTAAACGTGCAAGTCTTCATAAAGCCACGCGTCGTCATTGTCTGGCTGGACCTGCTCGCTTCCGCATGCttcagcggcgctgcgtcgccgcTTAAACTGCTCGTATGCACGACTGGCCAACACAATACGATGGACTTGGAGCCGCTGCAAATCACAGCCAATGGGCGAGCGCATAATGGCAGTCACCAAATCGATGCGCTCTTGTGCAGCCTGTTTGGCAAGCGCATTTTGCGCTTCCCAAGGGAGCGCCACAAACTCATCCATCTTTTGGATCAGCGTCATGTCCTGGACCTTGGCCTGGACGCCTTTTCCCATCGCGCTCAGCTCGTTAATCTCCTCTTGGAGCTGGCCGGTAAAcatgcgctggagcagACTCTTTTGCCCGAAGGGTTGCACGAGAAACAGGTCTAGGAGAGAGCGAATCATAGCGAGTGGATTGGAAATGCGGAGAATGCTTCGAATCATAAAGTAGGGCATCATTCCATGGATCAATTTCAGGTTCGCAAAGGATTGCGATGCGGTGTCGCTCCCAACAAACATGCTAAACAGACCCGCAGCCATGGACGACTCGGCCCAATCGAGCATGACACGAAAACGCGGGGGCAAATCAGAAGCGCGGGGGCACTGTCGAATGATGCTAAACATGTGGCTCAATCCGTCTGGCTGCATGAGCTCCGCCTTGAAGTCGCCAAtatgcttgcgcagctcctgcacacgcaccgcaGTGTCGGAGGCAAATCGTGCACGCTCTTCTTCGCGGATCGtatcggcgcggcggcgcgcttcagCGTCGGCTTTTTCTTGTGCGGTGAGCGTGATGGGGTTTTTTAGGAGAAAGTCGCGCATTGCGTCGCTGTCCGCTACGGAAGGGACACCCATCAAGCCATGCATGTACGCACGCAACGTAAGTCgattgcgctcgcgcggcagGACTGTGGGGCTGTCATGACGAACCGCCTGAGAGACGGTCGTTGCGGTTCGATCTTTGGGTGGGGGGCCAGGAATCTCATTCGCAggcaacgtcgcgcgcagcgtgagATGTAAATTTTGAAAGTCACAgtagcgccgcgcaacAAATACCTGCTCACCGTTGTTAGTATGAGTACACAAGATGAATTCGTCGTGCTCTCGGCTCCGAAGCATTCCTCGATCTCGGATCGTGCGCACGGACGCGATATTCACGCTGAGCGCTTCGGCGGCATGCTGGTTAAGCACGgcattttgcgccgcaaaacGGTGCTTCTCCATCGATACAATCTTTTGCCTGTCTTCTTCGGTAATGTGCACAACTTCCTCGCCGCCAGGAACGTGCAAAGCGGAACTCATGAGCAGGCACGCATACCTTTCAAAGCGCGACAGAATATTGGGGAGACGCGCCGAGTCCCCAGTCGCCTCGTCAATCACCACAAtcttgtgcgcgacaagcCGCTCTACAAATGCCTGCACTTTGGTGGAAAAGAAATCGggcggtgcgcgcacgaAAAATGGGAATGTTAGCACGAACTTGTGCAGAAAGTGGCGCAGAAAAGGCAAATCTacctgcggcgcatttggTGTCTGCTTAAACGGCGGGCCAAGCTGACCGAGCACGTCACCCTGCATCGCAAGTGCAAGCTCGCGCTGGAGTTGGAGCGAGACAAGTGTCTTTTTTAGATAGTGTGCACGCAACGGTGTCAGCTCACACTCCCCCAATACATCCGCAGTGCTGGATTCACTTGTATCTGCATGCCTGTTgggcaagcgctgcgcaataGGCTTTGGCGGCACGCGCAGGAACGGGTTTGTACCCATGGTGCGCCGGGGAAAGgagcgccacgcgctggcCAAAGCGTCGCACGTGATTTCGGGagaagcagcgcctcgagaGGCTTGCTCCTGGACGATGAAGCTCACCACAACGCTTTCGGTGACTGCGCTTACGATCGGTGCTGTGACTTTAGGATATGCTGTATACTTTGACTACAAGAGGAGGAATAATCCTGAATttcgcaagcagctgcgcaagcaatCGAAGAGTCTTGACAAGGctgcgaagcgcgagcaaaaaatgcaggcgcaggagcaggaggcGGTGATGGACCAGGCTGTGGAAGACGTGACAAAGCCAGGCGTGCTGCCTGCGGGCGTACAGGAGCGTGAGAGCTTTTTCATGGAACAGGTCGCGGTTGGAGAGGCTTTGTTTGCGCAAGGACCTTCGTACCATGTGCCTGCTGCCATGGCCTTTTTCAAGGCGCTCAAGGTGTACCCCGCGCCGGTTGAGCTGGTCATGATTTATCAAAAGGCAGTGCCGAAGGAGGTATTTGACGTGATTATGCAGCTTGTTGCGAAAGACGCAGCAAAGAACGGCACAGCTTCTGCAGCGAGCATGACGGGCTCTACCATCGACGATGTCGACGACGATGTGCCGAGTAAGAGCAGTGAGCCTGCAAAGGAGCAGTCACCTAAGAAATCTGCAAACGGCAGCACAGAAGAGACTCCTGCCCAGATACAGTGAGGGTGGGGTGGCCGTATAACGTGTTTGTACCAATCGACTCTTTTCTGCCAACACGCGACGCTCCGAGACTGGAACACATAGCTACACACCAGCTTTTGTCTACACAATGCCTCCAAAATACAGTTTTTCCACATTCGCGCTACCATAGCTACACTTCCACATGCCGCTCCCGGAGCTCTTTTCGAAAGAGTTCAACGCGACCGAGCGCGTACCGTAAATTATCAAAGTTTTCCGCACTGCCTTGATCATGCACCTGCTGTGTTTCTGGCATGTTCGGCGCATACACCAATTCGCCATCTTCGCCAGGGTATACATAGCTGCGCACCTCATTGATCATACGCTCGACACTTCCACGCGCAAAAACTATTCCCCAAAGGCCCCATACAGCGTGGGTCGCAGGAGACCATACATAAACTTCCTGCTCCAAACGATCGACGTCTGCAGCAACCTTGGCATCCAACGACGGTATACCTTCGCTGATCACCGATGGCGGTAATTCCATCTCGGCGATCCCAAGTACAGGCTCCGCTTCGCCGAGCTTTGatggcgcactgccgcgTTTGCTCATCGTACGGCCCTGCTCAACGTACGCAGTGAGCCAGCGACGTCG
This region of Malassezia vespertilionis chromosome 9, complete sequence genomic DNA includes:
- a CDS encoding uncharacterized protein (EggNog:ENOG503NVS1; COG:O), with product MIGTLSRGLRTAPTASRLASQSLRGSTVAGLTRAGVRFNSNSKATGPVIGVDLGTTNSCVAVMEGQQARVIENSEGGRTTPSVVAFTKDDERLVGLPAKRQAVVNPEATLFATKRLIGRKFTDAEVQKDLGNVPFKIVPHSNGDAWVEARGKTYSPSQIGAFVVGKLKETAGGYLGKSVKHAVITVPAYFNDSQRQATKDAGTIAGLDVLRVINEPTAAALAYGLERHDNATIAVFDLGGGTFDVSILEMSKGVFEVKSTNGDTHLGGEDFDIVIVEHLVKDFQKESGIDLSKDRMAIQRIREAAEKAKIELSSTSSTDISLPYITADASGPKHINSKITRAQLEGMCAKLIQRTVEPCKKALADAGVKSNEIQDVIMVGGMSRMPKVADTVKDIFKRDPSKGVNPDEAVAIGAAIQGGVLSGHVTDILLLDVTPLSLGIQTLGGVFTRLINRNTTIPTKKSQVFSTAADGQTAVDIQVYQGERELVRDNKLLGNFQLTGIPPAPKGVPQIEVTFDIDADGIVNVGAKDKATNKDQSMTIAAGSGLSDQEIERMVNEAEQHAETDKERRVVIEESNRAQSVASETSKAMGEFKDQLDKEEADKVQALVSELEAIASKGISGEAPVTAEEIKGKIDETQQASLGLFKKVYESRAQNDQGASQSSGPEDGKQ
- a CDS encoding uncharacterized protein (COG:U; BUSCO:EOG09260DUR; EggNog:ENOG503NUW9); the protein is MGTNPFLRVPPKPIAQRLPNRHADTSESSTADVLGECELTPLRAHYLKKTLVSLQLQRELALAMQGDVLGQLGPPFKQTPNAPQVDLPFLRHFLHKFVLTFPFFVRAPPDFFSTKVQAFVERLVAHKIVVIDEATGDSARLPNILSRFERYACLLMSSALHVPGGEEVVHITEEDRQKIVSMEKHRFAAQNAVLNQHAAEALSVNIASVRTIRDRGMLRSREHDEFILCTHTNNGEQVFVARRYCDFQNLHLTLRATLPANEIPGPPPKDRTATTVSQAVRHDSPTVLPRERNRLTLRAYMHGLMGVPSVADSDAMRDFLLKNPITLTAQEKADAEARRRADTIREEERARFASDTAVRVQELRKHIGDFKAELMQPDGLSHMFSIIRQCPRASDLPPRFRVMLDWAESSMAAGLFSMFVGSDTASQSFANLKLIHGMMPYFMIRSILRISNPLAMIRSLLDLFLVQPFGQKSLLQRMFTGQLQEEINELSAMGKGVQAKVQDMTLIQKMDEFVALPWEAQNALAKQAAQERIDLVTAIMRSPIGCDLQRLQVHRIVLASRAYEQFKRRRSAAEACGSEQVQPDNDDAWLYEDLHVYLNLTRTIRDKEQLIALVFDSATTELAKDMITIFYAPLAQVYKAANIADTLSDAQNFITDLIRTVEENVDLNASNPRYTVQVFNDLVRRHERLFYNFVYQVQSKGSDLFDSLARWIELFVNYVRDPAQSSEATSEGLGTVDLASCLPDGAQQAKVLNEVDEIIKHTYQRKLKRELKMQRRLSKAEISGAAEAYAARREKADEDAFVQAMSDEFGFGAMFGQVADVAAEESEESSMDAVSDSDSDDPGNVDHAMHKVKAEAPQAASTDAILALLPAFMALVRPTLRDPV
- the TOM20 gene encoding mitochondrial import receptor subunit tom20 (EggNog:ENOG503P2QG; COG:U) codes for the protein MKLTTTLSVTALTIGAVTLGYAVYFDYKRRNNPEFRKQLRKQSKSLDKAAKREQKMQAQEQEAVMDQAVEDVTKPGVLPAGVQERESFFMEQVAVGEALFAQGPSYHVPAAMAFFKALKVYPAPVELVMIYQKAVPKEVFDVIMQLVAKDAAKNGTASAASMTGSTIDDVDDDVPSKSSEPAKEQSPKKSANGSTEETPAQIQ